A genomic window from Agreia sp. COWG includes:
- the dnaN gene encoding DNA polymerase III subunit beta gives MKFQANRDVFSEAVSFAVKLLPQRTTLPILSGILIKADGEGLTLSSFDYEVSAQTQIAADVEEPGTVLVSGRLLSDIASKLPNAPVRFASEDSRITVSSGSAKFTLLSMPVEEYPSLPQIGEESGILPADKFAAAVAQVAVAASRDDVTPVITGVQLEVSDNTLSLVATDRYRVAVRNIDWDSGENGVATASALVPAKTLQEVGKTFGNAGTISVSITSTDDRELIAFRADKKTVTSLLIKGNFPPVKRLFPETVDNYAVMNTAELIESTRRVSLVLEREAALRFSFTIDGVTLEAIGSEQAQASESIDALLTGSDTVVSLKPQFLLDGLSAVHSEYVRISFTKTDNPNKPGPVLITSQSSKDQPGTDDYKYLLQPNLLLR, from the coding sequence GTGAAGTTTCAAGCCAACAGGGACGTCTTCAGCGAAGCCGTTTCCTTCGCCGTCAAGCTGCTGCCTCAGCGAACCACTCTTCCGATCCTGTCCGGAATCCTCATCAAAGCCGATGGAGAAGGCCTCACACTGTCGTCGTTCGATTACGAGGTGTCAGCGCAGACTCAGATCGCCGCAGACGTAGAGGAACCGGGAACCGTGCTCGTCTCCGGCCGGCTTCTCTCCGACATCGCCAGCAAGCTCCCCAACGCACCCGTGCGGTTCGCCTCAGAGGATTCGCGCATTACCGTGTCCAGTGGCTCGGCCAAATTCACGCTGTTGAGCATGCCCGTCGAGGAGTACCCGAGCCTTCCCCAGATCGGCGAGGAATCAGGCATCCTTCCTGCCGACAAGTTCGCCGCTGCCGTCGCTCAGGTCGCTGTCGCCGCATCCCGCGACGACGTCACGCCCGTGATCACGGGCGTTCAGCTCGAGGTCTCAGACAACACCCTCTCGCTGGTCGCAACGGATCGATATCGCGTCGCCGTGCGCAACATCGACTGGGATTCAGGCGAGAACGGAGTCGCGACCGCCTCGGCGCTGGTACCGGCGAAGACGCTGCAAGAGGTGGGCAAGACGTTCGGCAATGCCGGAACCATCTCCGTCTCGATCACGAGCACAGACGATCGCGAACTCATCGCCTTCCGGGCAGACAAGAAGACCGTCACCTCGCTGCTCATCAAGGGCAACTTCCCGCCGGTCAAGCGACTCTTTCCCGAAACGGTCGACAACTACGCGGTGATGAACACAGCCGAGCTCATCGAGTCCACCCGTCGTGTCAGCCTCGTGCTCGAGCGCGAGGCTGCACTCCGCTTCTCCTTCACGATCGATGGGGTGACTCTCGAGGCCATCGGAAGCGAGCAGGCCCAGGCATCCGAATCGATCGACGCTCTGCTCACCGGCTCCGACACCGTCGTCTCGCTGAAACCCCAGTTCCTGCTTGATGGCCTGAGTGCGGTGCACTCGGAATATGTTCGGATCTCGTTCACGAAGACCGACAACCCCAACAAGCCAGGGCCAGTGCTCATCACGAGCCAGTCGTCCAAAGACCAGCCAGGCACAGACGACTACAAGTACCTGCTGCAGCCGAACCTGTTGCTGCGGTAA